A genomic segment from Janthinobacterium sp. 64 encodes:
- a CDS encoding MFS transporter, with product MSSTRTHSGDVPADFSPHSLRDARGAGTVESHIDPGEIAVGVIIGRASEYFDFFVYAIASVLVFPRVFFPFEERLEGTLYAFLIFSFAFIARPFGTVIFMEIQRRMGRSAKLTFALFLLGVSTAGIAFLPTYAHLGFAAIVWLSVLRIGQGVALGGSWDGLPSLLALNAPENKRGWYAMLGQLGAPAGFLIAAGLFWFMLTTLTDEEFLDWGWRYPFYVAFAINVVALFARLRLVSTNEYARLLDERELQPVSVFEMSRGQGRNVLIGALAALASYALFHLVTVFPLSWISVYQTRSASDFLQIQMLGAVLAAVGVVISGLLADKVGRRTTLGVLAVLIAIFSAFVPTLMGGGNFGQDVFILVGFSLLGLSYGQAAGAVTANFPARFRYTGAALTSDLAWLVGAGFAPLVALGLSANFGLAYVSFYLLSGAVASLAALSLNRALEIRD from the coding sequence ATGTCCAGCACGCGCACACACAGCGGGGATGTACCCGCCGACTTTTCCCCTCACTCCCTGCGCGACGCACGCGGGGCCGGCACGGTCGAATCGCATATCGACCCCGGTGAGATCGCCGTCGGCGTGATCATCGGCCGCGCTTCCGAATACTTTGACTTCTTTGTCTACGCCATCGCTTCGGTGCTGGTGTTTCCGCGCGTCTTCTTTCCGTTCGAGGAACGCCTGGAGGGCACATTATATGCGTTCCTGATCTTCTCGTTCGCCTTTATCGCCCGCCCGTTCGGCACCGTGATCTTCATGGAGATCCAGCGCCGCATGGGGCGCAGCGCCAAGCTGACGTTCGCCCTCTTCCTGCTGGGCGTGTCGACGGCCGGCATCGCCTTCCTGCCGACCTACGCCCACCTGGGCTTTGCCGCCATCGTCTGGCTGTCCGTGCTGCGCATCGGCCAGGGCGTGGCCCTGGGTGGTTCGTGGGATGGCTTGCCTTCGCTGCTGGCCCTGAACGCGCCGGAAAACAAGCGCGGCTGGTATGCCATGCTGGGCCAGCTGGGCGCGCCCGCCGGCTTCCTGATCGCCGCCGGCCTGTTCTGGTTCATGCTGACCACCCTGACGGACGAAGAATTCCTCGATTGGGGCTGGCGCTATCCTTTCTATGTCGCCTTCGCCATCAACGTGGTAGCCCTGTTTGCCCGCCTGCGCCTGGTGTCGACGAATGAATATGCGCGCCTGCTCGACGAACGCGAACTGCAACCCGTGAGCGTGTTTGAAATGAGCCGCGGCCAGGGCCGCAACGTGCTGATCGGCGCCCTCGCCGCGCTGGCCAGCTACGCCCTGTTCCACCTCGTCACCGTGTTCCCGCTGTCGTGGATTTCCGTCTACCAGACGCGCTCGGCTTCGGACTTCCTGCAAATCCAGATGCTGGGCGCCGTGCTGGCCGCCGTTGGCGTGGTGATTTCCGGCTTGCTGGCCGATAAAGTGGGACGCCGCACCACCCTGGGCGTGCTGGCCGTGCTGATCGCCATCTTCAGCGCCTTCGTGCCGACCCTGATGGGCGGTGGCAACTTTGGCCAGGACGTCTTCATCCTCGTGGGCTTCAGCCTGCTGGGCCTGTCCTACGGCCAGGCCGCCGGCGCCGTGACGGCGAACTTCCCTGCCCGCTTCCGCTACACGGGCGCGGCCCTGACGTCCGACCTGGCCTGGCTGGTCGGCGCCGGCTTCGCTCCGCTGGTGGCGCTGGGCCTGTCGGCCAACTTCGGCCTCGCCTATGTCAGCTTCTACCTGCTGTCGGGCGCCGTCGCCTCGCTGGCTGCCCTGAGCCTGAACCGGGCACTGGAAATACGCGACTGA